One Pseudonocardia sediminis DNA window includes the following coding sequences:
- a CDS encoding DUF3099 domain-containing protein encodes MTDPRREPDPVLITDAPMSYEEELAVRKRRYKVMMGMRIPCMILAVVFYQIPWVAVTLLIISIPLPWIAVLIANDRLPRKSEKVNRYRGEHKELEAKEHPVIES; translated from the coding sequence GTGACCGACCCACGGCGAGAGCCGGACCCCGTTCTGATCACGGACGCGCCGATGTCCTACGAAGAGGAACTGGCGGTCCGCAAGCGGCGGTACAAGGTCATGATGGGGATGCGCATCCCCTGCATGATCCTGGCCGTGGTCTTCTACCAGATCCCGTGGGTGGCGGTCACCCTGTTGATCATCTCGATCCCGCTGCCGTGGATCGCCGTGCTCATCGCGAACGACCGTCTGCCGCGCAAGTCGGAGAAGGTCAACCGCTACCGCGGCGAGCACAAGGAGCTCGAGGCGAAAGAGCACCCGGTCATCGAGAGCTGA
- a CDS encoding DUF3039 domain-containing protein, with the protein MSTQTLPEVLTRPEETESTGDDTPKMFHYVQKSKIAESAVLGNMVVALCGETFPVTKSPKPGSPVCPECKEIFEGLPKEPPGE; encoded by the coding sequence ATGTCCACCCAGACGCTGCCCGAGGTCCTCACCCGGCCGGAGGAGACCGAGAGCACCGGCGACGACACGCCGAAGATGTTCCACTACGTCCAGAAGTCCAAGATCGCCGAGAGCGCGGTCCTGGGCAACATGGTGGTGGCGCTGTGCGGCGAGACGTTCCCGGTCACCAAGTCCCCGAAGCCCGGCTCCCCGGTCTGCCCGGAGTGCAAGGAGATCTTCGAGGGCCTGCCCAAGGAACCGCCGGGCGAGTGA
- a CDS encoding GNAT family N-acetyltransferase: MTGPVPEVVLRRTGAGDLDRVLEIETAPDTAVWLGESSRHWHAGALEDPDREHLVVVDRGAVGGGVVAGFVVLAAPRGTEYGVELRRIVVAPEHRGRGLGRAALRAAVDRAFAMAGRVWLDVKPGNTRALALYASEGFVREQELPASPGNPDGAVALVILARHRG, encoded by the coding sequence ATGACCGGCCCGGTCCCGGAGGTGGTCCTGCGCCGCACCGGGGCCGGCGACCTGGACCGGGTGCTGGAGATCGAGACGGCGCCGGACACGGCCGTGTGGCTCGGCGAGTCCTCGCGGCACTGGCACGCGGGCGCGCTCGAGGACCCGGACCGGGAGCACCTGGTCGTCGTGGACAGAGGTGCGGTGGGCGGGGGCGTCGTCGCCGGGTTCGTCGTGCTGGCCGCCCCGCGCGGGACCGAGTACGGCGTCGAGCTGCGACGGATCGTGGTCGCGCCGGAGCACCGGGGCCGCGGTCTGGGCCGGGCGGCGCTGCGGGCGGCCGTCGACCGGGCGTTCGCCATGGCCGGACGGGTGTGGCTCGACGTCAAGCCGGGCAACACGAGGGCCCTCGCCCTCTACGCGAGCGAGGGCTTCGTGCGCGAGCAGGAACTCCCGGCGTCGCCCGGGAACCCGGACGGCGCCGTCGCGCTCGTCATCCTCGCCCGGCACCGCGGCTGA
- a CDS encoding alpha/beta fold hydrolase gives MASPLEHRPAAPRHVEKHDVVVGGRSLRVVVRPASGPGPRRTPLLICNGIGAATDVLDPLVHELPANLDVIRFDPPGIGGSAMPSLPYHLTWMAHRLGQVLTRLGVREVDVMGFSWGGMLAQQFALSRRRRLRRLVLAATGTGALMIPASPRVMSAMSTPRRHQDPGYVDAVASTIYGGTMREHPELASQVLGSGARRGPMRGYYYQLLALYGWTSLPLLGSIRAPTLILAGDDDPIVPNGNAKLLSRGIRDSRLETYRGGHLELLVSPERFAPIIDGFLTG, from the coding sequence ATGGCTTCTCCGCTCGAGCACCGACCCGCCGCGCCCCGCCACGTCGAGAAGCACGACGTCGTGGTGGGCGGGCGCAGCCTGCGTGTCGTCGTCCGGCCGGCGTCCGGGCCCGGGCCGCGCCGCACGCCGCTGCTGATCTGCAACGGCATCGGGGCGGCGACCGACGTCCTGGACCCCCTGGTCCACGAGCTGCCGGCGAACCTGGACGTGATCCGCTTCGACCCGCCGGGGATCGGCGGCTCGGCGATGCCGTCGCTGCCCTACCACCTGACGTGGATGGCGCACCGCCTCGGCCAGGTCCTGACCCGGCTGGGTGTGCGCGAGGTCGACGTCATGGGGTTCTCCTGGGGCGGCATGCTCGCCCAGCAGTTCGCCCTGTCCCGCCGACGCCGGCTGCGCCGTCTGGTGCTGGCCGCGACCGGCACCGGTGCGCTGATGATCCCGGCCTCGCCGCGGGTGATGAGCGCGATGTCGACGCCGCGCCGGCACCAGGACCCCGGCTACGTCGACGCCGTCGCGTCCACGATCTACGGCGGCACCATGCGCGAGCACCCGGAGCTGGCCTCGCAGGTACTGGGCTCCGGAGCGCGCCGCGGGCCGATGCGCGGCTACTACTACCAGCTGCTCGCGCTCTACGGCTGGACGAGCCTGCCGCTGCTCGGCTCGATCCGCGCGCCCACGCTGATCCTGGCCGGCGACGACGACCCGATCGTCCCGAACGGCAACGCGAAGCTGCTGTCGCGCGGCATCCGCGACTCCCGGCTGGAGACCTACCGCGGCGGTCACCTGGAGCTGCTGGTCTCCCCGGAGCGCTTCGCCCCGATCATCGACGGCTTCCTGACCGGATGA
- a CDS encoding class I SAM-dependent methyltransferase — protein MATRTDRGGGTAERARFLGEFLRDPARTAAPAPSSRALAEVVCAPVPGTGDPVVVELGPGTGAFSDLVQERLGGRGHHLAVELNPRLAGMLRRRHPAIDVAVAGAAELPALLAQRGLGGADVVVSGLPWAAYPTTGPRLTDLIAGSLRPDGAFTQFTYVWSRWAPPARRQHRWLHDAFEEVVASRTIWPNLPPALVYLARRPQAVGHDRRAPGARLP, from the coding sequence ATGGCGACCAGGACCGACCGCGGTGGCGGCACGGCGGAGCGGGCGCGGTTCCTCGGCGAGTTCCTGCGCGACCCGGCCCGCACGGCGGCCCCGGCGCCGAGCTCGCGGGCACTGGCCGAGGTCGTCTGCGCGCCGGTGCCGGGCACCGGGGACCCGGTCGTCGTCGAGCTCGGGCCGGGGACGGGGGCGTTCAGCGACCTCGTGCAGGAGCGCCTGGGCGGGCGCGGGCACCACCTGGCCGTCGAGCTGAACCCGCGGCTGGCCGGGATGCTGCGCCGCCGTCACCCCGCGATCGACGTGGCGGTCGCCGGGGCCGCGGAGCTGCCGGCCCTGCTGGCGCAGCGGGGACTGGGCGGTGCGGACGTGGTGGTCTCCGGACTGCCGTGGGCGGCCTACCCGACCACCGGCCCCCGCCTGACCGACCTGATCGCCGGGTCGCTGCGCCCGGACGGTGCCTTCACCCAGTTCACCTACGTCTGGTCGCGGTGGGCGCCGCCGGCCCGCCGTCAGCACCGCTGGCTGCACGACGCGTTCGAGGAGGTCGTGGCGAGCCGGACGATCTGGCCCAACCTGCCCCCGGCCCTGGTCTACCTGGCACGACGCCCCCAGGCGGTGGGCCACGACCGGCGGGCGCCGGGCGCGCGGCTACCCTGA
- a CDS encoding DEAD/DEAH box helicase — MSQAQLASPETRPLRAWQRSALARYLATQPKDFLAVATPGAGKTTFALRVAGELLADRTIDAVTVVTPTEHLKYQWAESATYAGIAIDPEFRNSAGGTSSDYHGIAVTYAGVAAHPMLHRARSENRRMLVILDEIHHAGDARSWGEAVSEAFDPAVRRLALTGTPFRSDDNPIPFVEYVPDAEGAPRSRADHQYGYAEALADNVVRPVVFLAYSGTSNWRTSAGEEISARLGEPMTKEQTGMAWRTALDPAGEWMPAVLAAADRRLQSHRDGGMPDAGGLVIASDQAAARSYAAILRTVTGVMPTVVLSDEAGSSDRIADFSRSEERWMVAVRMVSEGVDVPRLAVGVYATSASTPLYFAQAIGRFVRSRRPGETASVFVPSVPVLLALASELEAQRDHVLGKPHKAEEVWNDEELNDANKQKDEPGEQEKAFTSLGADAELDQLIYEGTSFSADEEDYLGLPGLLEPDQVRTLLSKRQQDWIAKGSPRTGAQARATPATEPTPPPPAERAPQSTRERLQTLRKELNTLVALHNHKTNKPHGVIHNELRRHCGGPPTAMANMDQLEERIATLRSWR, encoded by the coding sequence GTGTCGCAGGCCCAACTCGCCTCGCCGGAGACCCGGCCGCTGCGCGCGTGGCAGCGCAGTGCGCTGGCGCGCTATCTGGCCACGCAGCCGAAGGACTTCCTGGCGGTCGCGACGCCCGGCGCCGGCAAGACGACGTTCGCGCTGCGGGTGGCCGGTGAGCTGCTCGCGGACCGGACGATCGACGCGGTCACGGTCGTCACGCCGACCGAGCACCTGAAGTACCAGTGGGCCGAGTCGGCCACCTACGCCGGGATCGCGATCGACCCGGAGTTCCGCAACTCCGCGGGCGGCACGTCGAGCGACTACCACGGCATCGCCGTCACCTACGCCGGTGTCGCGGCGCACCCGATGCTGCACCGGGCCCGGTCGGAGAACCGCCGGATGCTCGTCATCCTCGACGAGATCCACCACGCCGGCGACGCCCGGTCCTGGGGCGAGGCGGTGTCCGAGGCGTTCGACCCGGCCGTCCGGCGCCTGGCGCTGACCGGGACCCCGTTCCGCTCCGACGACAACCCGATCCCGTTCGTCGAGTACGTCCCCGACGCCGAGGGCGCGCCGCGCAGCCGTGCCGACCACCAGTACGGCTACGCCGAGGCGCTCGCCGACAACGTGGTCCGGCCCGTGGTCTTCCTCGCCTACTCCGGCACGTCGAACTGGCGCACCAGCGCGGGCGAGGAGATCTCGGCGCGCCTCGGCGAGCCGATGACGAAGGAGCAGACCGGCATGGCCTGGCGCACCGCGCTGGACCCGGCCGGGGAGTGGATGCCCGCGGTGCTCGCCGCCGCGGACCGTCGCCTGCAGAGCCACCGCGACGGCGGCATGCCCGACGCCGGCGGGCTGGTGATCGCCTCCGACCAGGCGGCGGCGAGGTCGTACGCGGCGATCCTGCGCACCGTCACCGGCGTAATGCCCACGGTCGTGCTCTCCGACGAGGCCGGCTCCTCGGACCGGATCGCGGACTTCTCCCGCTCGGAGGAGCGCTGGATGGTCGCGGTCCGGATGGTCTCCGAGGGCGTCGACGTGCCGCGGCTGGCCGTCGGGGTCTATGCGACGTCGGCGTCCACGCCGCTCTACTTCGCCCAGGCCATCGGCCGGTTCGTGCGGTCGCGGCGGCCCGGCGAGACGGCGTCGGTGTTCGTGCCCAGCGTGCCGGTGCTGCTCGCGCTGGCCAGCGAGCTGGAGGCGCAGCGCGACCACGTCCTCGGCAAGCCGCACAAGGCCGAGGAGGTGTGGAACGACGAGGAGCTCAACGACGCGAACAAACAGAAGGACGAGCCCGGCGAGCAGGAGAAGGCGTTCACCTCGCTCGGTGCCGACGCCGAGCTCGACCAGCTGATCTACGAGGGCACGTCGTTCTCCGCCGACGAGGAGGACTACCTCGGACTGCCCGGCCTGCTCGAGCCCGACCAGGTGCGCACGCTGCTGTCCAAGCGCCAGCAGGACTGGATCGCCAAGGGCTCACCGCGCACCGGCGCCCAGGCCCGCGCCACCCCGGCCACCGAGCCGACCCCGCCGCCGCCCGCCGAACGCGCCCCGCAGAGCACCCGGGAGCGGTTGCAGACCCTGCGCAAGGAGCTCAACACCCTCGTCGCGCTGCACAACCACAAGACGAACAAGCCGCACGGCGTGATCCACAACGAGCTGCGCCGGCACTGCGGTGGTCCGCCGACCGCCATGGCCAACATGGACCAGTTGGAGGAACGGATCGCCACCCTTCGGTCCTGGCGCTGA
- a CDS encoding EamA family transporter, whose product MGHTPGSPSIADRIPAPVLFLLGGTSMYVGAALAVGLFDRLAPSAVAELRLIGAALVLLAWRRPGRAAWAPRRLLRSAAFGLATALMNVAYYEAIARLPLGTAVAIEFCGPVAVAALASRRPRDVAAVVLAAAGVLLIADVRWSGSPSGVAWALAAAAMWALYIVLGKRVARGGNGIDDLAVGFAAAAVVLSPLLLTAGSGGGPEAGTRDGLVALAEPGILLLAVGLGVLSSVVPYVLDQVVLRRVGQARFAVLLALLPATATLVGLIGLGQRPGLLEAVGIAAVIVAVTLRSRDGDEPPSGPGSSRSVTESRSAQDRSSGWDVAHEPPGTTSAPRTDPS is encoded by the coding sequence ATGGGGCACACACCGGGATCACCCTCGATCGCCGATCGCATCCCCGCTCCGGTGCTGTTCCTGCTCGGCGGGACGTCGATGTACGTCGGCGCGGCGCTGGCCGTCGGCCTGTTCGACCGGCTCGCCCCATCCGCGGTCGCCGAGCTGCGGCTGATCGGCGCGGCGCTGGTGCTGCTGGCCTGGCGACGCCCCGGACGGGCCGCGTGGGCACCCCGGCGCCTGCTGCGCTCGGCCGCGTTCGGCCTGGCCACGGCGCTGATGAACGTCGCCTACTACGAGGCGATCGCCCGTCTCCCGCTCGGCACCGCGGTGGCGATCGAGTTCTGCGGCCCGGTCGCGGTGGCGGCGCTGGCCTCGCGGCGGCCGCGCGACGTCGCGGCGGTCGTCCTGGCCGCCGCCGGGGTGCTGCTCATCGCCGATGTGCGCTGGTCGGGCAGCCCGTCGGGGGTGGCGTGGGCGCTCGCCGCGGCGGCGATGTGGGCGCTCTACATCGTGCTCGGCAAGCGGGTCGCGCGCGGCGGGAACGGCATCGACGACCTGGCCGTCGGGTTCGCCGCGGCGGCCGTCGTGCTCTCCCCGCTGCTGCTGACCGCCGGGAGCGGCGGCGGGCCCGAGGCCGGCACGCGGGACGGCCTGGTGGCGCTGGCCGAGCCGGGGATCCTGCTGCTCGCGGTCGGCCTGGGCGTGCTGTCCTCGGTCGTGCCCTACGTGCTCGACCAGGTCGTGCTGCGACGGGTCGGGCAGGCCCGTTTCGCGGTCCTCCTGGCGCTGTTGCCGGCCACCGCGACGCTGGTCGGACTGATCGGCCTCGGACAGCGTCCGGGGCTGCTGGAGGCGGTCGGGATCGCCGCCGTCATCGTCGCCGTGACGCTCCGCTCGCGTGACGGAGACGAACCGCCGTCCGGGCCCGGTTCGTCACGCAGCGTCACCGAGAGCCGTTCGGCGCAGGACCGATCGAGTGGATGGGACGTGGCTCACGAACCACCCGGAACGACCAGTGCGCCACGCACCGATCCGTCGTGA
- a CDS encoding DUF7455 domain-containing protein, protein MQPETLTRPELTLADRCDRCGAAAKVRAVLPSGGELLFCGHHGRAHAEKLRESGVEVQQGGE, encoded by the coding sequence ATGCAGCCAGAAACGCTGACCCGGCCCGAGTTGACTCTCGCCGACCGCTGCGACCGCTGCGGTGCGGCGGCCAAGGTCCGAGCTGTCCTTCCCTCCGGTGGGGAGCTTCTGTTCTGTGGCCACCACGGCCGCGCCCACGCAGAGAAGCTGCGTGAGTCCGGCGTGGAGGTGCAGCAGGGCGGCGAGTGA
- a CDS encoding GAF domain-containing protein: MAASLMTSGSLGRGDPSGALIRIALQLGATSVAHVDVAAMLSGVCVALPPAAGVSGAVLMLDDPADPRDPDEQRIFTSDTAADRMALIQRRAGNGPVPAAVRGDRTLVTPDLTRNGPPELAAAAADCGLVRSLVVPVPIAGRTAGGLQLLGRADAVLDENLATLLRPVVTMLAARLADVRELARLESLVTARAEEPPAAASPPVQAEHPAPPTDDAEPHTTAIPRIPSPHGEARHIPSPQAPTQRIPGLTVPAPRAEVRMPPPGAPPQGPLRRPRHRRDED; this comes from the coding sequence ATGGCGGCATCGCTGATGACCTCGGGATCGCTCGGGCGAGGAGATCCGTCGGGTGCCCTGATCCGGATCGCCCTGCAGCTCGGGGCCACCTCGGTGGCCCACGTCGACGTCGCGGCCATGCTGTCCGGGGTGTGCGTGGCGCTGCCGCCCGCGGCCGGCGTCTCCGGTGCGGTCCTGATGCTCGACGACCCGGCCGACCCCCGTGACCCCGACGAGCAGCGGATCTTCACCTCCGACACCGCCGCCGACCGGATGGCCCTGATCCAGCGGCGCGCCGGGAACGGCCCGGTCCCGGCCGCCGTCCGCGGCGACCGCACGCTCGTCACCCCCGACCTGACCCGCAACGGTCCGCCCGAGCTCGCCGCCGCCGCGGCCGACTGCGGGCTGGTGCGCTCGCTCGTCGTCCCCGTCCCGATCGCCGGACGCACGGCGGGCGGGCTGCAGCTGCTGGGCCGCGCCGACGCGGTCCTCGACGAGAACCTGGCGACGCTGCTGCGGCCGGTCGTGACGATGCTGGCCGCCCGTCTGGCCGACGTCCGCGAGCTGGCCCGGCTGGAGTCGCTCGTGACGGCCCGGGCCGAGGAGCCCCCGGCCGCGGCGTCACCGCCCGTACAGGCCGAGCACCCCGCGCCACCGACCGACGACGCCGAGCCGCACACGACGGCGATCCCCCGGATCCCCTCACCTCACGGGGAGGCTCGGCACATCCCGTCGCCGCAGGCGCCCACGCAGCGGATCCCGGGGCTGACGGTCCCGGCGCCGCGCGCCGAGGTCCGGATGCCCCCGCCCGGCGCCCCGCCGCAGGGCCCGCTGCGCCGGCCGCGGCACCGCCGCGACGAGGACTGA
- a CDS encoding ABC transporter substrate-binding protein: MRRHLFSARSSRSTVMVAVLGALSLVLAGCGASSGSGGGAGGSGDPATIRVALDWTPNTNHTGLFVAQQMGWFRDAGLNVELLPYNQTSPDTLVGSGAAEFGVSFQDSFTYSKGSGADITSVMAVLQHWATEVAVKADRADITSPKDLDGKTYAGFGGPGEQEKMRAIIRGAGGRGDFSTVTLGTSAYEALYAGQADFTEPFVAWEGIEAQLRGEPLKTFAYTDYGFPDAYNVLLMGNSTWLRDHPDQARRFVQAAQRGYKLGADDPAKGAQLLKDANPGAFTEPALVDRSQQMLAERYLKDAQGRVGPQTLAQWAGFSGFVYDSGSVVGQDGAPVTTRPDFSTWFTNDYLTPAA, translated from the coding sequence GTGCGTCGTCACCTGTTCTCAGCCCGTTCCTCGCGTTCCACCGTGATGGTGGCGGTGCTGGGTGCGCTGTCCCTCGTCCTCGCCGGGTGCGGGGCGTCCTCGGGGTCCGGCGGCGGGGCCGGCGGTTCCGGGGACCCGGCCACGATCCGGGTCGCGCTCGACTGGACCCCGAACACGAACCACACCGGGCTCTTCGTGGCACAGCAGATGGGCTGGTTCCGCGACGCGGGCCTGAACGTCGAGCTGCTGCCCTACAACCAGACGTCGCCGGACACGCTCGTCGGGTCGGGCGCGGCCGAGTTCGGCGTCAGCTTCCAGGACTCCTTCACCTACTCCAAGGGCTCCGGGGCGGACATCACCTCGGTGATGGCGGTGCTGCAGCACTGGGCCACCGAGGTCGCGGTGAAGGCCGACCGGGCCGACATCACCTCCCCGAAGGACCTCGACGGCAAGACCTACGCCGGGTTCGGCGGGCCGGGCGAGCAGGAGAAGATGCGCGCGATCATCCGGGGCGCGGGGGGACGTGGGGACTTCTCCACCGTCACGCTCGGCACGTCGGCCTACGAGGCGCTCTACGCCGGGCAGGCCGACTTCACCGAGCCGTTCGTGGCGTGGGAGGGGATCGAGGCCCAGCTGCGCGGCGAGCCGCTCAAGACCTTCGCCTACACCGACTACGGCTTCCCGGACGCCTACAACGTCCTGCTCATGGGCAACTCCACGTGGCTGCGTGACCACCCCGACCAGGCCCGGAGGTTCGTCCAGGCCGCCCAGCGCGGCTATAAGCTCGGCGCCGACGACCCGGCGAAGGGCGCGCAGCTGCTGAAGGACGCCAACCCGGGCGCGTTCACCGAGCCCGCTCTCGTCGACCGCAGCCAGCAGATGCTCGCCGAGCGGTACCTGAAGGACGCGCAGGGGAGGGTCGGTCCGCAGACGCTCGCGCAGTGGGCCGGGTTCTCCGGGTTCGTCTACGACTCCGGCTCCGTCGTCGGCCAGGACGGCGCGCCGGTCACCACGCGGCCGGACTTCTCCACCTGGTTCACCAACGACTACCTGACCCCGGCGGCCTGA
- a CDS encoding ABC transporter permease — translation MGAASVLGRVVPAAVIVLALLVVWQVAVTVLGTQPQVLPSPLRVLEQGWAFRDALWTNTVPTVQVTAVGFAVSLAVAWTLAVVVDFSPWLRRALVPLLVASQTLPIIAIAPLLIIWFGFGLLPKVLVIALVTFFPIAVGLIEGFAATDRDATSLLRSMGASRWQQFRYVRLPGAMPSFFTALRIGITYAVTGAIFAEYVGARSGLGIFMQLQKNSFRTDLVLAAVLVTALLSVALFGLTYLVQRVLVPWYRPDRGTS, via the coding sequence GTGGGAGCGGCGTCGGTGCTCGGGCGGGTGGTGCCGGCGGCGGTGATCGTGCTCGCGCTGCTGGTGGTGTGGCAGGTGGCCGTCACCGTGCTGGGGACGCAGCCGCAGGTCCTGCCGTCGCCGCTGCGGGTGCTGGAGCAGGGATGGGCGTTCCGCGACGCGCTGTGGACGAACACGGTGCCGACCGTGCAGGTCACCGCCGTCGGGTTCGCGGTGTCGCTGGCGGTGGCGTGGACGCTGGCGGTCGTCGTCGACTTCTCGCCGTGGCTGCGCCGGGCCCTGGTGCCGCTGCTGGTGGCGTCGCAGACGTTGCCGATCATCGCGATCGCACCGTTGTTGATCATCTGGTTCGGGTTCGGGCTGCTGCCCAAGGTGCTGGTGATCGCGCTGGTGACGTTCTTCCCGATCGCGGTCGGGCTGATCGAGGGGTTCGCCGCCACCGACCGGGACGCGACGTCGTTGCTGCGCAGCATGGGCGCGAGCCGCTGGCAGCAGTTCCGCTACGTGCGGCTGCCCGGGGCGATGCCGTCGTTCTTCACGGCGCTGCGGATCGGGATCACCTACGCCGTCACCGGTGCGATCTTCGCCGAGTACGTGGGTGCGAGGTCCGGGCTGGGGATCTTCATGCAGCTGCAGAAGAACTCGTTCCGCACCGACCTCGTCCTGGCCGCGGTGCTCGTGACGGCCCTGTTGTCGGTCGCGTTGTTCGGCCTGACCTACCTCGTGCAACGGGTGCTCGTGCCCTGGTACCGCCCGGACCGGGGCACCTCGTGA
- a CDS encoding ABC transporter ATP-binding protein has protein sequence MTAAKVGVSGLSVSFGDLAVLDDVSLAVAPGEFVSVIGPSGSGKSTLFNALAGLVEPDRGQVTVDGRPAGDTTFGYMPQKDLLFPWRTVLDNTTLGLEVAGTPRREARERARPLFAPFGLAGFEGARPAELSGGMRQRAALLRTVVAGREVLLLDEPFGALDALTRTGMQEWLEGVRARYGWTALLITHDVREAVFLSDRVLVLSPRPGRIVAEVTIDLPRPRDAAVITDPRFAAAEAELLATLRAPT, from the coding sequence GTGACGGCGGCGAAGGTCGGCGTCTCCGGGCTGTCGGTCTCCTTCGGCGACCTCGCGGTGCTCGACGACGTCTCGCTCGCCGTCGCGCCGGGGGAGTTCGTGTCGGTGATCGGGCCGTCCGGCAGCGGCAAGTCCACGCTGTTCAACGCCCTGGCGGGGCTCGTCGAGCCCGACCGCGGGCAGGTGACCGTCGACGGCCGGCCCGCCGGTGACACGACGTTCGGCTACATGCCGCAGAAGGACCTGCTGTTCCCGTGGCGCACGGTGCTCGACAACACCACGCTCGGCCTCGAGGTCGCGGGCACGCCACGACGGGAGGCGCGGGAGCGGGCGCGTCCGCTGTTCGCACCGTTCGGCCTGGCCGGGTTCGAGGGGGCCCGGCCGGCCGAGCTGTCCGGGGGCATGCGCCAGCGTGCCGCGCTGCTGCGCACCGTCGTCGCGGGGCGGGAGGTGCTGCTGCTCGACGAGCCGTTCGGCGCGCTCGACGCGCTCACCCGGACCGGGATGCAGGAGTGGCTGGAGGGCGTTCGCGCCCGCTACGGCTGGACCGCGCTGCTGATCACCCACGACGTCCGGGAGGCCGTGTTCCTCTCGGACCGGGTCCTCGTGCTCTCCCCGCGCCCGGGCCGGATCGTGGCCGAGGTGACGATCGACCTGCCCCGCCCCCGCGACGCCGCGGTGATCACCGACCCCCGCTTCGCCGCCGCCGAGGCGGAGCTCCTGGCCACCCTGCGAGCCCCCACCTGA
- a CDS encoding haloacid dehalogenase type II, whose translation MADVTTVVFDVNETLSDMTPMARRFSDLGAPESLGPLWFAATLREGIGLAASGDSRTFAEIGRETAKAVLRGHPIDRSPDDAATHVLDGFLGLPLHPDVADGIRTLRRAGLRLITLSNGGVPVAEKLLGDAGLRDEVEHVLSVDDAGIWKPATAAYTYAARVCGTSPEEMVMVAVHPWDLHGAHRAGLRTAFVNRDGATYPTHLTPPDHTVTALPDLAPLLR comes from the coding sequence ATGGCCGACGTGACCACCGTCGTGTTCGACGTCAACGAGACGCTCTCGGACATGACGCCGATGGCGCGGCGCTTCTCCGACCTGGGCGCCCCGGAGTCGCTGGGCCCGCTGTGGTTCGCCGCGACCCTGCGCGAGGGCATCGGCCTGGCCGCGTCCGGGGACTCCCGCACGTTCGCCGAGATCGGCCGGGAGACCGCGAAGGCGGTGCTGCGCGGCCACCCGATCGACCGCTCGCCCGACGACGCCGCCACCCACGTCCTGGACGGGTTCCTCGGACTCCCGCTGCATCCGGACGTCGCCGACGGCATCCGCACCCTGCGCCGGGCCGGGCTGCGCCTGATCACCCTGAGCAACGGCGGGGTGCCGGTGGCCGAGAAGCTGCTCGGCGACGCCGGTCTTCGCGACGAGGTCGAGCACGTCCTGTCGGTCGACGACGCCGGGATCTGGAAGCCCGCGACCGCCGCCTACACCTACGCGGCGCGGGTCTGCGGGACGTCGCCGGAGGAGATGGTGATGGTCGCGGTGCACCCCTGGGACCTGCACGGCGCGCACCGGGCCGGCCTGCGCACCGCGTTCGTCAACCGCGACGGCGCCACCTACCCGACCCACCTCACCCCGCCGGACCACACCGTCACCGCGCTCCCCGACCTGGCGCCCCTGCTCCGCTGA